The proteins below come from a single Plasmodium sp. gorilla clade G2 genome assembly, chromosome: 13 genomic window:
- a CDS encoding mitochondrial carrier protein, putative, whose amino-acid sequence MEISNKNEEEKKKNKNKNKILACGLISGILTKTLFAPFDRIKLFYQIQPMFNQYKKEEKVNIEKEKQNYHNKKVSILNHNIILKKKSNVENKLKSNNQPDLYISKNYEKKKLPYNLVKRQNVVFLNFKKKINSLKGINKSKNKTNKINKINKINNNNNNYYYYYNYCRATKNQNTKHDFFSTYIKNVGRKNTNKYIPSYYNIYNSPHKMCKKILLNYYPNINHINNNMKNIKHIKLVNKNYKNLYGNRNDNITYNWGKQIKSIPRSYIKNQQSSIKYRNIIQSFFFIIKEEGVLGLWKGNFVNTIRGGIVYSAKFGTNDIIKDKLKKSKIKEKQNVYNNMDTQEETYQNNNNISTNKNKNTFNYYESITAGYISGIIQKTVSYPLDLLSIRMALGVNEKYLTNNSDTLYKKKSLIKMIYEIIQKEGFSGFYKGYIPTLLTGVPYVTLQMLFFDFYKNLFQTYSSNHYNNIPTLALYSSLAGSLSNLTSLIIVFPGDTVRKRMMNNGIDNKNYIYKNTLHCIKNIYYVEGIRNFYHGLFPSMLKCIPSGAIQFMSYEILKHLVSKN is encoded by the coding sequence atggaaatatcaaataaaaatgaagaagagaaaaaaaaaaataaaaataaaaataaaatcttaGCATGTGGACTAATTTCTGGGATACTCACAAAAACGCTGTTTGCTCCCTTCGATCGTATAAAATTGTTTTATCAAATCCAACCTATGTTCaatcaatataaaaaagaagaaaaagtaaatatagaaaaagagaaacaaaattatcataataaaaaagtatcAATTCttaatcataatattattttaaaaaaaaaaagtaatgtagaaaataaattaaaatcaaATAATCAACCAGATTTATACATTTccaaaaattatgaaaaaaaaaaattaccatACAATTTGGTGAAAAGACAAAATGTCGTGtttcttaattttaaaaaaaaaataaattcattgaaaggaataaataaaagtaaaaataaaacaaacaaaataaacaaaataaacaaaataaacaataataataataattattattattattataattattgtcGAGCGacaaaaaatcaaaatacaAAGCATGACTTTTTTTCAACATATATCAAAAATGTTGGTAggaaaaatacaaataagtATATTCCaagttattataatatttataatagcCCTCATAAAATGTGTAAAAAAATCCTACTTAATTATTATCCAAACATAAATCatattaacaataatatgaaaaatataaaacatatcaAACTTgtaaacaaaaattataaaaatttatatggtaatagaaatgataatataacataCAATTGGGGGAAGCAAATAAAATCTATTCCAagatcatatattaaaaatcaACAGTCATCAATAAAATATcgaaatattatacaaagttttttttttattataaaagaagaaggTGTTTTAGGCTTATGGAAAGGTAATTTTGTTAATACCATAAGAGGTGGAATTGTATATTCAGCTAAATTTGGAACTAATGATATAATCAAagacaaattaaaaaaatccaaaataaaagaaaaacaaaatgtttataataatatggatacaCAAGAAGAGacttatcaaaataataataatatttcaacaaacaaaaataaaaatacatttaattattatgaaaGTATAACAGCTGGATATATTTCTGGAATTATACAAAAAACTGTTTCATATCCATTAGATTTATTAAGTATTCGTATGGCTTTAGGTGtcaatgaaaaatatttaacaaATAATTCTGatactttatataaaaaaaaatcacttattaaaatgatatatgaAATTATACAAAAAGAAGGATTTTCTGGGTTCTATAAAGGATATATTCCAACATTATTAACAGGAGTACCATATGTTACCTTACAAATGTTATTCtttgatttttataaaaatttattccAAACATATTCATcaaatcattataataatatacctaCATTAGctttatattcatcattaGCAGGATCATTAAGTAACCTAACGTCActtattattgtttttcCAGGTGATACTGTAAGAAAAAGAATGATGAATAATGgtattgataataaaaattatatttataaaaatacattacattgtataaaaaatatttattatgttgaAGGAATTAGAAATTTCTATCATGGATTATTTCCATCAATGTTAAAATGTATACCTTCAGGTGCTATACAATTTATGTCATACGAAATATTAAAGCATCTCGtctcaaaaaattaa